A genomic segment from Aegilops tauschii subsp. strangulata cultivar AL8/78 chromosome 1, Aet v6.0, whole genome shotgun sequence encodes:
- the LOC120961997 gene encoding protein FAR1-RELATED SEQUENCE 5 encodes MDAHHVSIEEIEEYYMVVSQTFTSEEQGFEFYNRYAKAKGFSVRKANVKNKGGIRIQRLYMCSKEGYRSLKNFERSNRKRKPRALSRCGCDARLQIELNMETREWFVKDFVDQHNHEFTKPDHTPFLWSHRGLNDPQKADAIEYGIGGLRTHQIMDVMEKQHGGYDKVGCVSRDLYNFIAEYKKQRIEGFDAQYMLNYMAAQEERDSEFFYRYSTDSEGHLQNLFWSDAQSRLDYDAFGGVVVFDSTYRVNKYNLPFVPFIGLNHHRSTVVFGVGIVSDETVASYKWLLHSFLEAMHQNHPRSVITDGDHAMARAILQVWPNTDHRLCSWHIEQNMVRYLRNPKLSDFRKLIYRAFEVDEFERGWLQFNKHYGITEKDTWICRMYELRKKWSAAYTKGRHFLGMRSNQRSESLNSTLHVQLDRRMRLIDLLQHHEHCISVMRRNEAAMDAVASQTVPFTELMADPLEKNASYIYTPIMFEKVKGEIVRLSKWQVEEVNKEDSLTRFAVVHKEGRQVRFDVRCVYVGSVIASVHCQCRKMKSEDIPCTHIFAILKCVGLDTIPSCCGAKRWTMKAKPAFDSDRSASTQQWSERMDRFHELRNDASVAFFKASKSAAQSERVMAFLNSIIDEGENDENTNIASFGPLPAYFSGARQTFTTKVLDPIPIIPKGAPSKGRLKPFQETMKKKKPKHDCGQSWTGVNYAEEPHISGISYLLV; translated from the exons ATGGATGCTCACCACGTCAGCATAGAGGAAATTGAAGAATATTACATGGTGGTTAGTCAAACATTCACAAGCGAGGAACAAGGTTTCGAGTTCTATAACAGATATGCTAAAGCCAAAGGGTTCAGCGTGAGGAAGGCCAATGTGAAAAACAAGGGAGGCATAAGAATCCAAAGGTTGTACATGTGCAGCAAAGAAGGATATAGGTCCTTGAAAAACTTTGAAAGGTCCAACCGGAAAAGGAAACCAAGGGCACTCTCTCGTTGTGGATGTGACGCTCGACTGCAAATCGAGCTCAATATGGAAACCCGTGAATGGTTTGTCAAGGACTTTGTGGACCAACATAACCATGAATTCACTAAGCCTGACCACACACCTTTCTTATGGTCTCATCGTGGACTTAATGATCCTCAAAAGGCTGATGCCATTGAGTATGGTATTGGTGGTCTACGCACACATCAGATAATGGACGTAATGGAGAAGCAGCATGGTGGGTATGACAAAGTCGGTTGTGTGTCTCGGGACCTATATAATTTTATTGCTGAGTACAAGAAGCAAAGGATTGAAGGTTTTGACGCCCAATACATGCTGAACTATATGGCTGCGCAGGAAGAGAGAGATTCTGAATTCTTTTACAGGTACAGCACAGACAGCGAAGGCCATCTGCAGAACCTTTTTTGGTCAGACGCGCAGTCCCGGTTGGACTATGATGCCTTTGGTGGTGTTGTTGTGTTTGACAGCACGTACCGTGTAAACAAATATAACTTGCCATTTGTCCCATTCATTGGATTGAACCACCATCGCAGCACAGTTGTCTTTGGGGTCGGCATTGTATCAGACGAGACCGTGGCATCATATAAGTGGCTGCTCCATTCATTTTTGGAGGCGATGCACCAGAACCATCCCAGGTCCGTGATCACTGATGGGGACCATGCAATGGCGAGAGCAATATTGCAGGTATGGCCGAACACAGATCATCGGCTGTGTAGCTGGCACATCGAACAAAATATGGTACGCTACCTTCGGAACCCGAAGCTCAGCGACTTTAGAAAATTGATTTACCGTGCTTTCGAGGTTGATGAGTTTGAGAGAGGTTGGCTCCAGTTCAACAAACACTATGGGATAACGGAAAAAGACACGTGGATCTGCAGGATGTACGAGCTAAGAAAGAAGTGGTCTGCAGCCTATACCAAAGGAAGGCACTTCCTGGGCATGAGAAGTAATCAAAGGAGCGAAAGTCTAAATTCTACGCTTCATGTGCAGCTGGACAGGAGAATGAGACTTATTGATTTGCTGCAACACCATGAGCATTGCATCTCAGTTATGCGAAGGAATGAGGCTGCAATGGATGCCGTGGCCTCGCAGACGGTGCCCTTCACTGAATTAATGGCTGACCCACTGGAGAAAAATGCGTCATATATCTACACCCCTATAATGTTCGAGAAGGTTAAGGGGGAGATCGTGAGGTTATCAAAATGGCAAGTCGAGGAGGTGAACAAGGAAGATAGTTTGACGAGGTTTGCAGTTGTTCATAAAGAGGGGAGGCAAGTAAGATTTGATGTGAGGTGTGTTTATGTGGGCTCGGTGATAGCGAGTGTGCACTGCCAATGCCGGAAGATGAAGAGTGAGGATATTCCATGCACACATATATTTGCTATTCTGAAGTGCGTTGGGTTAGACACCATTCCTAGTTGTTGTGGTGCTAAAAGATGGACGATGAAAGCCAAGCCTGCCTTCGATTCAGACAGGAGTGCCAGTACGCAGCAATGGTCAGAACGGATGGATCGTTTCCATGAGCTCCGTAACGATGCAAGCGTTGCTTTTTTTAAGGCTTCGAAATCCGCAGCGCAATCAGAGAGGGTGATGGCATTTCTCAACAGTATTATTGATGAGGGTGAGAATGACGAGAATACTAACATAGCATCATTTGGTCCTTTGCCGGCATATTTTTCTGGGGCACGCCAAACCTTCACAACTAAAGTTCTGGATCCAATACCAATTATTCCAAAAGGTGCTCCATCGAAGGGCAGGTTGAAGCCATTCCAGGAGACTATGAAGAAAAAGAAGCCCAAACATGA CTGCGGGCAAAGTTGGACAGGCGTTAATTATGCTGAAGAGCCACACATCAGTGGAATCAGCTATCTACTTGTCTAA